From the genome of Rhodospirillaceae bacterium, one region includes:
- the ccmA gene encoding heme ABC exporter ATP-binding protein CcmA has product MNAPENGSGAYPALSLSVEGLACMRGGRAVFGGLGFAAAGGDAIELRGPNGAGKSSLLRLLAGLLPPAAGAIVWTGSDGGARPPLTYCGHRDPVKPWLTVREQLAWWRDLEGKGSVEAAAGAMGIGPLLDVAGGLLSAGQRRRLALARLALAETPVWLLDEPAVSLDEDGVGLLMAMIGRHRARGGLVVVATHQPAGLPHARTVNLGRDAPDGADGP; this is encoded by the coding sequence ATGAATGCTCCGGAAAACGGTTCCGGCGCCTATCCCGCCCTTTCGCTGAGCGTCGAGGGCCTCGCCTGCATGCGCGGCGGCCGGGCCGTGTTCGGCGGGCTCGGTTTCGCGGCCGCAGGCGGCGACGCCATCGAACTGCGCGGGCCGAACGGCGCCGGCAAATCCTCGCTGCTGCGCCTGCTGGCCGGATTGCTGCCGCCGGCGGCGGGCGCGATCGTCTGGACCGGCAGCGACGGCGGCGCGCGCCCGCCGCTGACCTATTGCGGCCACCGCGACCCGGTCAAACCGTGGCTGACGGTGCGCGAGCAGCTCGCCTGGTGGCGCGATCTGGAGGGGAAAGGCAGCGTCGAAGCGGCCGCCGGGGCCATGGGCATCGGCCCGCTGCTGGACGTCGCCGGCGGGCTGCTCTCGGCCGGGCAGCGCCGCCGGCTGGCGCTGGCCCGGCTGGCGCTTGCCGAAACGCCGGTCTGGCTGCTCGACGAGCCGGCGGTGTCGCTCGACGAAGACGGCGTCGGGCTGCTCATGGCCATGATCGGCCGGCACCGGGCGCGCGGCGGCCTGGTCGTCGTGGCGACCCATCAGCCGGCCGGCCTGCCCCATGCCCGGACGGTGAATCTGGGCCGCGATGCGCCCGACGGGGCGGACGGCCCCTGA
- the ccmB gene encoding heme exporter protein CcmB: MRPYLATFRRDLRFAVRHGADTAVVLAFFVVAVVLFPLGVGPAAGTLAAIAPGVVWVAALLATLLSLDRLFAADFEDGTVDLFLTGRTSLLLVVLAKCAAHWLTTGLPLIVLSPVLAAMLHLPAAGYLMLALGLLLGTPVLTLLGAVGAALVLGARRGGVLIAILVLPLYIPVLIFGVLSVDAVIHATNPWPHILLLGAALLAGLAIALPAAALALRSAAE; this comes from the coding sequence ATGCGCCCCTATCTCGCGACCTTCCGGCGGGACCTCCGATTCGCGGTGCGCCACGGCGCCGACACCGCGGTCGTCCTGGCGTTTTTCGTCGTCGCCGTGGTCCTGTTCCCGCTCGGCGTCGGCCCGGCCGCCGGAACGCTCGCCGCCATCGCGCCCGGCGTGGTCTGGGTCGCCGCCCTGCTGGCGACGCTGCTGTCCCTCGACAGGCTGTTCGCCGCCGATTTCGAGGACGGCACGGTCGACCTGTTCCTGACCGGCCGCACCAGCCTGCTGCTGGTCGTGCTGGCGAAATGCGCCGCCCACTGGTTGACGACCGGCCTGCCGCTGATCGTCCTGTCGCCGGTCCTCGCCGCGATGCTGCACCTGCCCGCTGCCGGCTATCTCATGCTCGCCCTCGGCCTGCTGCTCGGCACGCCGGTCCTGACGCTGCTCGGCGCCGTCGGGGCGGCCCTGGTGCTCGGCGCACGGCGCGGCGGCGTGCTGATCGCGATCCTGGTGCTGCCGCTCTACATCCCCGTGCTGATCTTCGGCGTGCTGAGCGTCGACGCCGTCATCCATGCCACGAACCCGTGGCCCCATATCCTGCTGCTTGGCGCCGCCCTGCTCGCCGGCCTCGCTATCGCGCTTCCCGCAGCCGCCCTCGCCCTGCGCAGCGCCGCGGAGTGA